caaggcccacacattgtgtatcacaacttatatataaaacaacaaacctacaaacaacaaaataacgggaaaacccatccttgtttccgcaagtttcgccgtgtcatgacatgtgtttaaaataaatccgtaattctcgctatcgagaatcgatattgttttaatgttttctcaaaaagtaaaccattaccttctgtaaaccctgtaaattatttgtaaatctgtgaactttttattttttttctgtaccgaaagtgtcaaatggctttaaaccccaaatttacattaatttcTAATCTTAGTAATTTTCACGATTACAAATTTCTAAGAAGCTGATTGAATTCTAAGCCTATGGTCCCATGCGTTGTGTTGTCTAGCctgtttcactccactgcagtaggaaagcctcttcaccaattctccatCTCATTCTATCCTGCGCtctgtaacgcatgtaaaagaacccagtgcacttatcgaaaagagaaggggtacgccccggtgttccttgctgtggctgctgtatgcgccatagcaccatGTGAACCTTTATAAGTTGCTACATATaaatgggtctcagaattcattctgcaataacctatctttgtgaaattttgtttgtactcagcgccttgagtaccttgtttggtagatacatgtgctatatataagacttcgatattatttttatcattattatttctctgtgtttttatttctagATATTTGATGCATGCGTCGTCTTACTGACGTTTGTATTAGACCTTGTATTCTATGTCAGCAATGTACAGACGACCAACCCCTTCACCAGAGCGTTCTCCTTACTCATTATCCTAAGACTCTGGAGATCTGGGGGCATTCTGCGACGTGAGTACATTTTGTGACTgatttaagcccggttcatacttccctgcgaatgcgatacaaattttttgCGTCACAAACTCGCAACAAATAGTTGCCAATAGTTGAACTTCGTTCAACTTCGTTCAACTCCTGCGAGCATCCGCTGTAAAATATTCGCTGCAAAAATCAGCAAACTTTTACGTCACAAactcgcaacaaataattcgcaacagttgaactatgttcaactcctgcaaacGTTCGCTATGAAAATGGCCATGTGACGtggaaatttgctttgcattcgcattggcattcgcaggaagtatgaaccaggctttagaaCTACACTTGCACTGTCTAACTGCTACTAAAATAATGGTTCAATTAATTGGTACAAGCTTTGGGAGTAAAACGaaagatgtttgtttttgtttttttaggagAGAAGAAGAGAATAAGGGAGGAGACGGCGTGTGAGTTACAGATGGAGAAATATGCAAGAAGGCAAGCTGAAGCCCAAGCAGATGCATTGCAGGTTCAGTGTGATCAGCAGCTGGTAAGGGCTTTATCGTATTCCCTGTATGCTAGCATTTTCTGGGGGTGAGATATCACCCAACATCACCAAAAGCAAggcaaaattccctgctaacctgtgaaatacgcttcaCGTAGGTGGGGAATTCCATGCTACAGCAATTGCCGATGCTTtccttgcggtaagcagagccacgaaattAGGCCCTGAAGGCCACTTAAAGGTGAGAGCTTTacttgggctatcgacccaaatcaaaccaactgtcaccaggggcacattcCACCTACTCTTAGGGGCTGAGACAGGATTAccagtaaggttaccagctggaatgccatgtcacaagtaccatctgtggctggtatcctgctcattttcgGTTAGCATAAAATTCttcagcaacattttctgcctAACTAGcctgtatgaaattgggacctgctTACAGGAATCTCTGGTAAGTTAGTGTGCCTTTCATTTCGGTTACTGCAAATACCAGTTAGGAAAATAGCATTAAGCAGTTTGTGCTGcatacaggctttataaaatgcattgacaaAATAAGAGTCTTTaagacactaggtggcagcagatacaCCATTATTCTCATCATGGACATCAcacattttcaatttttgttcctGCTAGTCTGCTGCCCCCTAGCATTgcagaacaaagaaaaatggacTGGcctaattagtttttttttacccagtcGGTTTGTGCTAATGGCTAAGGGCTGGCCCCATTAGCTGAAATCAGCTGCCACAgattttgtaaaatgcattgacaCAGTAAGAGTCAAATTCCTCTTTTCTCTGCATGGACATATTTTCAAGATTTTATCCAGCAAGTCTACCGAAGTCTCAGGCTATTTGTTGTAACTaggggttaaacaaaaaaaaattgactggagcgaACAGATGTGGTCGgccttaaatttatttttaaaatttacccggtcagtttcccttgtggtgtatTACTCAATATTTATAATGATGATTTTTTGTCCACCTCTCTCAATTTCTAGAAAGAGATAGCTTACTTGAGAAACTTCCTTCATCAGAATAATCTGGATCCAGACACGACAAAGCTGGACTTCTTGCCAAACTACCGAGCCAGTGCCTCCATCACAACAAGTGCAATTGAGTGGGATAAAGCAGACACGTTAAGAGTCAATGGAAAACTCAGTAAAGGTGAGAGAAAGAAGAAGAGTTTAAATTTGAATCCAGGGTGTCATGtctgagtggtttagagcactaagttctggtggctaagtCATGGAGTGTTGGTCTGAATCTcggtcatgacatgtgtatcTATAGGAGCTGAGAAAGAATAAAGGAACGTTATTGCCCCAATGATCATGGCACTAATCAAGCACTGATACGTTATTTTCAAATGCACTacttatataagaactagttcaCAAAGAGTGAAGGCATGTcaaaaaccactgagccaacatgactCTCCATTCTTCTTGTACTTTAGTGAGCTGTATTGTTACATCACCTTTTGCTTGGCAAAAAGATTGACTCACTGACTAACTCATTTCTatcctggttcatacttcatatGAATGGGGAAAGTGAATTTTCCAATGTCACAATTGAAAATCGTCCCACACTGGTGGTTTGAATTCATTTTTGCAGTGTGAACCTAACTTTAGATGAACATTGATGATGTGTGACACGATGACCCAATAGTGCAAAAAAGAACAAAAGTTCTAACTTATAGGTCAACATTTTGACATTCCCTTTTGAGGAATTAATGGCAATTGAAAGTAGTGGGTCTATCTGAGATCCACGGATGTGTATAGACGCAACAATGGTGCAGGCCTTAAACCTTGCTCTTGAAAGGGCACTGTTGTTTTCCTTTGGTGATGGGCACTTCTGTGAGGAAAATGTCCAATAACATTTGCTGTGGGCGCTGTGGGTCTATTCGAGGCCTGATGGTGTACTTTCCTTAATTGTTtcagttgttttatttgttttgttttgtcagatCCTTCATTAGACAGCATTGCCTCCATGTCGTCAATGAAAGACCCCGCCTCGACGTCCTCTACACAGAACATCTACAGCCAGCCGCCGACGACAATATCGGACACACCGAGCACGCCAGCTCTCACCACCGTCGAGAGTCATCCGACAACAAATGAGACAAAGCCCTCACTCATACCCAGTGAGGGTCAGTCAAATGAGGGTTACATGTCGGACGAGGATCGTGGTGCTTCGTCGAGGGTCAACATGGAGGGTGGTTCGGTTAACATGGCGTTTGAGGAAGATTCCTCGCCTCAGAATGGCCATAATGAAAGTGGTTCAAGAACAGGTAAGTCGTTTCAAGTGTCTTGAGAGAACCTTGTCGAATTTGTTACTAAAAATACATTCTTAGGGGTAACATCTATTGCAATGAAACCCCTTTGCAGCAATATTATAAGATTCGATGTAAAATAGTTGGGTGATATCTATTGGTAACCAAAAAatccttgtttaaaaaaactaattttgtttacctTGGACCTATATACTCTGGACAAAGGTAAACCTATgcaaaatatcaaagttttataTGTAGCTGATATAGGCGGCATGGTCAGCTAGTGTATTAAGCGCCCGCCTCTCACAACTGTGGGGCCATATGTAAATGGAGTTGTGCCTTGGTTCTCTCCTATGCCACCACCTGGAACACTTTGGATTTTAGGCCTAGGCCCACTACCCTAGTTCTTTATTCCTCGTgatgtagagagtctgtaaatcctctAAAATGTGACACCAGGAGGTCAGGGGGCTTCATCCTTTAGACCAAGGGGAAACCCAAACCCACTACCCTAGTTCTTTATTCCTCGTgatgtagagagtctgtaaatcctctAAAATGTGACACCAGGAGGtcagggggcttcatcctctagaccaaggggaAACCCAAACCCACTACCCTAGTTCTTTATTCCTCGTgatgtagagagtctgtaaa
Above is a genomic segment from Asterias rubens chromosome 10, eAstRub1.3, whole genome shotgun sequence containing:
- the LOC117295744 gene encoding uncharacterized protein LOC117295744, producing the protein MAADDRSSEKPSSPLRSLRSFQSEIPVAMTMEDTTTKHHHAKSFHQHLDHFINSIPLHVTVFVLVTGNCFIVAGELLLSYNMLQNVTDREKILDTLSSCSLGILSIFVLEVVVRIFSTGAHFRRRKFEIFDACVVLLTFVLDLVFYVSNVQTTNPFTRAFSLLIILRLWRSGGILRREKKRIREETACELQMEKYARRQAEAQADALQVQCDQQLKEIAYLRNFLHQNNLDPDTTKLDFLPNYRASASITTSAIEWDKADTLRVNGKLSKDPSLDSIASMSSMKDPASTSSTQNIYSQPPTTISDTPSTPALTTVESHPTTNETKPSLIPSEGQSNEGYMSDEDRGASSRVNMEGGSVNMAFEEDSSPQNGHNESGSRTDSDGGEAQLRIELEEIRRLSEEALQSELSSSNTMEVDGIPTTSL